The Euphorbia lathyris chromosome 3, ddEupLath1.1, whole genome shotgun sequence genome contains a region encoding:
- the LOC136223025 gene encoding aldehyde dehydrogenase 22A1-like isoform X2, producing MPLCIHVTMVRLDVCAHVFSMILRAFLSLSQSFSGDLYPSWSGCFYFRIIQAALAAVGAPENLVDIITGFAETGEALVSSADKIIFVGSPGVGKVIMRNAANTLVPVTLELGGKDAFIVCEDVDVPQVAQIAVRAALQSSGQNCARAERFYVHKDVHSSFVSEITKIVKSISALSSPTLK from the exons ATGCCATTATGTATCCATGTTACCATGGTTAGATTAGATGTATGTGCACATGTCTTTTCTATGATTTTGAGGGCCTTTCTCTCGCTCTCTCAATCTTTTTCTGGCGATCTGTATccaagttggtcaggatgtttCTACTTTCGAATAATCCAAGCTGCACTTGCTGCAGTAGGAGCTCCAGAAAATCTGGTTGACATAATAACAGG ATTTGCTGAAACGGGAGAAGCACTTGTCTCTTCAGCTGATAAAATCATATTTGTTGGATCACCTGGTGTGGGTAAAGTG ATAATGAGAAATGCTGCCAACACACTTGTACCTGTTACACTTGAGCTTGGTGGAAAAGATGCATTCATTGTGTGTGAAGATGTGGACGTGCCTCAA GTCGCACAAATTGCTGTGAGGGCTGCTCTTCAATCAAGTGGGCAGAACTGTGCTAGAGCTGAGAGATTTTATGTTCATAAAGACGTACATTCTTCTTTTGTCAGTGAAATTACCAAGATTGTAAAATCTATTTCAGCT TTGTCAAGTCCAACACTAAAATGA
- the LOC136223579 gene encoding oil body-associated protein 1B-like, which yields MDRPQVPGATTPASINILETATAAVQPFGPIHKIHQHLCAFHFYGSDISRQIEAHHYCGHQNEEMRQCLIYDSPESDGRLIGVEYIISENLFLGLDDEEKRLWHSHEFEVKSGVLFMPGVPGPIQRQDLEKVAKTYGKTFHFWQVDKGDALPLGLPQLMLSVTRAGQLYEGLVRDVEKRYGVCFEEERKKREYMEGPELGVHPMADGAGKGLKTVVREVNCKPLDTVPRVFV from the exons ATGGATCGGCCTCAGGTTCCCGGAGCCACAACTCCCGCCAGCATCAACATCCTCGAAACCGCAACTGCCGCCGTTCAGCCCTTCGGCCCTATCCACAAAATCCACCAGCACCTCTGCGC ATTCCATTTCTACGGATCAGACATAAGCCGTCAAATAGAAGCCCACCACTACTGCGGCCACCAGAACGAGGAAATGCGGCAGTGTTTAATATACGACAGTCCAGAATCCGACGGTAGACTAATCGGGGTCGAGTATATAATCTCAGAAAATCTGTTTCTGGGATTGGATGATGAGGAAAAAAGGCTATGGCATTCACATGAGTTTGAGGTCAAAAGTGGGGTGCTTTTCATGCCGGGGGTCCCTGGGCCTATACAGAGGCAGGATCTTGAAAAAGTGGCTAAAACTTATGGGAAGACTTTTCATTTCTGGCAGGTGGATAAGGGGGATGCTTTGCCTCTGGGGCTGCCGCAGCTGATGCTGTCGGTGACTAGGGCTGGGCAGCTTTATGAGGGGCTTGTGCGGGATGTGGAGAAGAGGTATGGGGTGTGTTTTgaagaagagaggaagaagagggagTATATGGAAGGGCCTGAGCTGGGGGTTCATCCGATGGCTGATGGGGCTGGGAAGGGGTTGAAAACGGTGGTTAGAGAGGTTAATTGTAAGCCTTTGGATACTGTTCCTAGGGTCTTTGTTTGA
- the LOC136223025 gene encoding aldehyde dehydrogenase 22A1-like isoform X1, whose product MPLCIHVTMVRLDVCAHVFSMILRAFLSLSQSFSGDLYPSWSGCFYFRIIQAALAAVGAPENLVDIITGFAETGEALVSSADKIIFVGSPGVGKVIMRNAANTLVPVTLELGGKDAFIVCEDVDVPQVAQIAVRAALQSSGQNCARAERFYVHKDVHSSFVSEITKIVKSISAVSACYFLCSEPF is encoded by the exons ATGCCATTATGTATCCATGTTACCATGGTTAGATTAGATGTATGTGCACATGTCTTTTCTATGATTTTGAGGGCCTTTCTCTCGCTCTCTCAATCTTTTTCTGGCGATCTGTATccaagttggtcaggatgtttCTACTTTCGAATAATCCAAGCTGCACTTGCTGCAGTAGGAGCTCCAGAAAATCTGGTTGACATAATAACAGG ATTTGCTGAAACGGGAGAAGCACTTGTCTCTTCAGCTGATAAAATCATATTTGTTGGATCACCTGGTGTGGGTAAAGTG ATAATGAGAAATGCTGCCAACACACTTGTACCTGTTACACTTGAGCTTGGTGGAAAAGATGCATTCATTGTGTGTGAAGATGTGGACGTGCCTCAA GTCGCACAAATTGCTGTGAGGGCTGCTCTTCAATCAAGTGGGCAGAACTGTGCTAGAGCTGAGAGATTTTATGTTCATAAAGACGTACATTCTTCTTTTGTCAGTGAAATTACCAAGATTGTAAAATCTATTTCAGCTGTAAGTGcttgttattttttatgttcGGAACCCTTCTGA
- the LOC136223025 gene encoding aldehyde dehydrogenase 22A1-like isoform X3: MPLCIHVTMVRLDVCAHVFSMILRAFLSLSQSFSGDLYPSWSGCFYFRIIQAALAAVGAPENLVDIITGFAETGEALVSSADKIIFVGSPGVGKVIMRNAANTLVPVTLELGGKDAFIVCEDVDVPQVAQIAVRAALQSSGQNCARAERFYVHKDVHSSFVSEITKIVKSISAQEQ, encoded by the exons ATGCCATTATGTATCCATGTTACCATGGTTAGATTAGATGTATGTGCACATGTCTTTTCTATGATTTTGAGGGCCTTTCTCTCGCTCTCTCAATCTTTTTCTGGCGATCTGTATccaagttggtcaggatgtttCTACTTTCGAATAATCCAAGCTGCACTTGCTGCAGTAGGAGCTCCAGAAAATCTGGTTGACATAATAACAGG ATTTGCTGAAACGGGAGAAGCACTTGTCTCTTCAGCTGATAAAATCATATTTGTTGGATCACCTGGTGTGGGTAAAGTG ATAATGAGAAATGCTGCCAACACACTTGTACCTGTTACACTTGAGCTTGGTGGAAAAGATGCATTCATTGTGTGTGAAGATGTGGACGTGCCTCAA GTCGCACAAATTGCTGTGAGGGCTGCTCTTCAATCAAGTGGGCAGAACTGTGCTAGAGCTGAGAGATTTTATGTTCATAAAGACGTACATTCTTCTTTTGTCAGTGAAATTACCAAGATTGTAAAATCTATTTCAGCT CAAGAGCAATGA